A single genomic interval of Acipenser ruthenus chromosome 28, fAciRut3.2 maternal haplotype, whole genome shotgun sequence harbors:
- the vps25 gene encoding vacuolar protein-sorting-associated protein 25 translates to MSFEWPWQYSFPPFFTLQPNVNTRQKQLTAWCSLALSYCRHQKLYTLDVMEAQESPVFNNKKIQRKLSTDTIQVIFEELRKKGNLEWIDKNKTRCLIMWRRPEEWGKIIYQWVSKNGMTNSVFTLYELSNGDDTENEEFHGLEDWMLLRSLQALQLERKAEIITLDDSKGVKFF, encoded by the exons ATGAGTTTTGAGTGGCCTTGGCAGTACAGTTTTCCTCCCTTCTTTAc GCTACAGCCCAATGTTAATACTCGACAGAAGCAGCTGACAGCCTGGTGCTCCTTGGCGCTGTCTTACTGTCGTCATCAGAAACTCTACACACTGGATGTAATGGAGGCCCAAGAGAGCCCAGTCTTCAACAACAAGAAAATACAGA GGAAACTCTCAACAGACACTATTCAAGTTATATTTGAAGAGCTCAGAAAAAAAG GGAACTTGGAGTGgatagataaaaacaaaacacgttgTTTGATAATGTGGAGGCGACCAGAAGAATGGGGAAAAATTATATATCAATGG gtttcaaAAAATGGAATGACAAACTCTGTGTTCACACTATATGAGCTCTCCAATGGAGATGACACTGAAAATGAAG aattCCATGGTTTGGAGGATTGGATGCTGCTGAGATCACTTCAAGCCTTACAGCTGGAGAGAAAAGCAGAAATTATTACTCTCGATGACAGCAAAGGTGTCAAGTTCTTTTGA